The following proteins are encoded in a genomic region of Corylus avellana chromosome ca4, CavTom2PMs-1.0:
- the LOC132179721 gene encoding uncharacterized protein LOC132179721 has translation MWRDPWHPFGILLEIFGQRVVYDAQSSVEAKLSFIILNGDWFWRPARSETLVEIQSGLLEVCLGLHDKPIRTASRKDCYVSSETWEILRKKKVETAWWKLAWSPIAIPKQAFILWLAMQDRLLTGDCLLKWGYKGDVKCLFYHSQTESRDHLFFECNFSYRIWKFFMFRCRVDNPFVIWDEILQLRISNWGNKALKGLICRLVLGSVIYNLWCTRNEIKHSGQPNTEEQLLKKILWEVRARIVGKEKFPKRASCLTVFVEPAYRFVVVSCFCRLCFVVCLLLGLFSVRFVYGFEGF, from the coding sequence ATGTGGCGGGATCCATGGCATCCTTTTGGTATTCTATTGGAGATTTTTGGACAGAGGGTGGTTTATGATGCTCAGAGCAGTGTGGAGGCTAAACTTTCCTTTATTATCCTTAATGgagattggttttggagaccaGCTAGATCTGAGACCTTAGTTGAAATTCAATCTGGGCTTCTTGAAGTATGTTTAGGTCTTCATGATAAGCCTATAAGGACTGCTTCTAGGAAAGACTGCTATGTTAGCTCAGAAACTTGGGAGATTCTTAGAAAGAAGAAGGTGGAGACAGCTTGGTGGAAACTGGCGTGGTCCCCTATAGCCATACCCAAGCAAGCTTTCATTTTATGGCTTGCTATGCAGGATAGGCTCCTCACAGGGGATTGTTTGCTTAAGTGGGGTTATAAAGGTGATGTCAAGTGTCTTTTCTACCATAGTCAAACTGAAAGTAGAGATCATTTGTTCTTTGAATGCAATTTTAGCTATCGAATTTGGAAGTTTTTTATGTTTCGATGCAGAGTGGACAACCCTTTTGTAATTTGGGATGAGATTTTGCAGCTACGAATCAGCAACTGGGGGAATAAGGCTCTCAAAGGTCTCATCTGCCGCCTAGTTTTGGGTTCTGTAATCTATAATCTTTGGTGCACAAGGAATGAGATTAAGCACTCTGGCCAGCCTAACACTGAAGAGCAACTTCTAAAGAAAATTCTTTGGGAAGTGAGGGCTAGAATAGTTGGGAAGGAAAAATTTCCTAAGAGAGCGTCTTGTCTTACTGTCTTTGTGGAACCTGCCTACAGATTTGTTGTTGTAAGCTGTTTCTGTAGGCTATGTTTTGTGGTCTGTTTGTTGTTAGGGTTGTTCTCTGTGAGGTTTGTTTATGGTTTTGAGGGGTTTTGA